A genomic segment from Parafrankia irregularis encodes:
- a CDS encoding DUF692 domain-containing protein, with translation MPATVVVAAAVVVAAEAVAVAAAVGDDRSGRKPSGLSPGLGAGWRPPLANVLAQRSDLTFVEVIAEAVDPRAPLPASLATLAGRGVPIVPHGIRLSLGSTERPQPARVARLAAVAQRCQAPLVSEHVAMVRAGGLEAGHLLPVPLTRQSLDVVVGNVRAVTAELGVPLALEHPASLLRWPADHLHPADFLTELAERTDALLVLDVANLHADRHNHGLDPARFLDRLPWERIAYVHVAGGVEHDGRYHDTHRHPVPPAVLDLLAEAVHRCPHRLPVMLERDGDYPSAAGMNAELDAVAGVLSVAPAAQPAPRFADSCRTAKPAGGWNAAPQADLAAEQPDPADEQRVPAAEQRDLAAEQRDLAVEQRDLAVEQRDLAVEQVDLVRALVAGGPDPAAFDPAGLAATRAALLDKRTREVAAVWPALARIPGFADRFAHYAAGAPPRGPVADGCAFAESVRTTLGIVAVAELLTHTLPRRPFAVRTGRSADRRAVAAVRLPGGAFRLLKFPAPPIDPGSRSSPTGRRPWTRPDQSATNPILPRS, from the coding sequence GTGCCGGCCACGGTGGTGGTGGCGGCTGCGGTGGTGGTGGCGGCGGAGGCGGTGGCGGTGGCGGCTGCGGTGGGTGACGACCGTTCGGGACGAAAGCCATCCGGGCTGAGCCCAGGTCTGGGCGCCGGGTGGCGCCCGCCGCTGGCGAACGTGCTCGCGCAGCGCTCCGACCTGACGTTCGTCGAGGTCATCGCGGAGGCCGTGGACCCGCGGGCACCGCTGCCGGCTTCACTCGCCACCCTTGCCGGCCGGGGCGTCCCGATCGTTCCGCATGGAATCCGGCTGTCCCTGGGAAGCACGGAGCGTCCGCAGCCCGCTCGCGTCGCGCGCCTCGCCGCGGTGGCCCAGCGGTGCCAGGCGCCACTGGTCAGCGAGCATGTCGCAATGGTCCGCGCCGGCGGCCTCGAGGCGGGGCACCTGCTGCCGGTGCCACTGACCCGGCAGTCGCTCGACGTGGTGGTGGGCAACGTCCGGGCGGTCACCGCCGAGCTGGGTGTGCCGCTGGCGCTGGAACATCCGGCCTCTCTGCTGCGGTGGCCGGCGGACCATCTGCATCCGGCGGACTTCCTGACCGAGCTGGCCGAGCGGACCGACGCGCTGCTGGTCCTGGACGTGGCCAATCTCCACGCCGACCGGCACAACCACGGCCTCGACCCGGCTCGGTTCCTCGACCGGCTTCCCTGGGAGCGGATCGCCTACGTGCACGTGGCCGGCGGGGTCGAACACGACGGCCGCTACCACGACACCCACCGCCACCCCGTGCCCCCGGCGGTGCTGGACCTGCTGGCCGAGGCGGTCCACCGATGCCCGCACCGCCTCCCGGTCATGCTGGAACGCGACGGCGACTATCCCAGCGCCGCCGGGATGAACGCCGAGCTCGACGCCGTGGCGGGCGTCCTGTCAGTCGCGCCCGCGGCCCAGCCCGCGCCGCGGTTTGCCGACTCGTGCCGGACCGCGAAGCCGGCCGGCGGCTGGAACGCGGCCCCACAGGCGGATCTGGCTGCCGAGCAACCGGATCCGGCGGATGAACAGCGGGTCCCGGCGGCTGAGCAGCGCGACCTGGCGGCTGAGCAGCGCGACCTGGCGGTTGAGCAGCGCGACCTGGCGGTTGAGCAGCGCGACCTGGCGGTTGAGCAGGTTGATCTGGTGCGAGCGCTGGTCGCCGGCGGGCCTGACCCGGCCGCGTTTGATCCGGCCGGTCTCGCGGCCACTCGGGCGGCCCTGCTGGACAAGCGGACACGCGAGGTGGCAGCCGTGTGGCCGGCGCTTGCGCGGATCCCCGGCTTCGCTGACCGGTTCGCCCACTACGCGGCCGGCGCGCCACCGCGCGGCCCGGTCGCCGACGGGTGTGCCTTCGCCGAGTCCGTCCGCACCACGCTCGGCATCGTTGCCGTGGCCGAGCTCCTGACGCACACCCTGCCGAGACGGCCGTTCGCCGTACGGACCGGGCGTTCGGCCGACCGGCGTGCGGTTGCCGCCGTTCGGCTCCCGGGCGGTGCCTTTCGGTTGCTGAAGTTCCCCGCTCCACCGATCGACCCGGGCTCACGAAGCTCGCCGACCGGGCGGCGCCCGTGGACCAGGCCGGACCAGTCGGCGACCAATCCGATCCTGCCGAGATCTTGA